The Nostoc sp. PCC 7524 nucleotide sequence GACAGGTGACAGGTGACAGGTTACAGGTTACAGGTTACAGGTTACAGGTTCACGTTTTTACTATTAACTGTCTTAACGCGCAAGTTGTGACCTTTTCATAGGTCATCTTAGTTTAATTTTCACTTAACATGACTGCCATTCTTTGCAGTTTTCTGCCTACTTCTTCCATTGTATAAAAGAAGGTAAAAAACCGCAGCAATTCATCCATAGAATCATCGGTTTGCTTAGTTGCCTGTAGTTGATTTAATTCTTGTGTGGCATGAGCCAGTGCAATTTCTATCTCTGGCAAAGATATATGAGACTGGGTAGACTTAACGGCTATTGCTAAGGTAAGCATGGCATTTTGAGTTTCTTGTGCTAGTTCGGTAATTTGGGGTGAGAGCATTTGCCAGAAAGTATCTTGCTGTCGAGCTAGTACCGTATGTTCCATAGCTAAAATGTGTTCCCAAATCCTGCGAATGAGAAACTCCCAGGCTTCATTAACTCGTGTTTCTGGTGGTTCGCTACTTTGTCCTTGTCTAACTTCTTGCCATAGTTCCTTGCCTGTTCGTAGGGATGTGATGATATTGGCTTTTAACTCATTGACGGCGGGGCGATCATATGTGCCTGTAAACGCACAGTTAACAACTAAGCTATAAAATTGTTCCAAATTGATCAGTGTTTGTGATAGGCAACGCCGGAGTTCCTTACCAGCACGGGCAGGAAAAATTAAATTATTCACCAGTAAAGCGACACCAATACCTAACAGCGTGTCTAAAAATCTGTGCCAAGCGTATAACCAAGGTG carries:
- a CDS encoding FUSC family protein, with product MVKPTDSLPPVVSPVKSRPRSRFYRIISKITAWAATPQGLSLVVQGKMALKMAIASAISLVISQSLHSQYPFYAVIAAIIVMSSTHGSTLKLGIQRLIGTLIGAIAGAVFAIILGSSFWSLGICVFLTIFLASYWKYHEAAKLAGYVSAIVILSYSHSPWLYAWHRFLDTLLGIGVALLVNNLIFPARAGKELRRCLSQTLINLEQFYSLVVNCAFTGTYDRPAVNELKANIITSLRTGKELWQEVRQGQSSEPPETRVNEAWEFLIRRIWEHILAMEHTVLARQQDTFWQMLSPQITELAQETQNAMLTLAIAVKSTQSHISLPEIEIALAHATQELNQLQATKQTDDSMDELLRFFTFFYTMEEVGRKLQRMAVMLSEN